In Cucurbita pepo subsp. pepo cultivar mu-cu-16 chromosome LG04, ASM280686v2, whole genome shotgun sequence, the following are encoded in one genomic region:
- the LOC111793945 gene encoding polygalacturonase-like, protein MAIPRTSLVLFLVSMFLDSTFAASSSSYNVVSFGAKPDNQSDSTQAFQAAWAKACASTKSASIYVPRGRYYLRSVTFNGPCKNNAISMRIDGSLVAPSDFRVIGNLVAWIMFRHVDGVTISGGILDGQGTGLWACKNSTKACPNGATTLEFSNAKNIAITGLTSLNSQMFHVVVNDCQNFKIKGLKIIASGDSPNTDGIHVEQSSNVTILNSHVGTGDDCISIGPGTSDMWIENIVCKPGHGISIGSLGKNLEEAGVRNITVKKALFSHTQNGVRIKTWGKPSNGFATNILFQKIIMDNVKNPIIIDQNYCPNHKDCSTQASGVKISNVTYQDIHGTSATQIAVKFDCSPTNPCVQIRLEDINLTSRKNQTAQAVCSHVEGIATGLVEPTSCF, encoded by the exons ATGGCCATTCCAAGAAcctctcttgttcttttccTTGTGTCTATGTTTCTCGACTCAACGTTCGCTGCTTCATCCTCATCGTACAATGTCGTTAGTTTTGGAGCCAAACCCGACAATCAATCTGACTCAACGCAAGCATTTCAAGCTGCATGGGCTAAAGCATGTGCCTCCACGAAATCAGCTTCAATTTATGTCCCGCGAGGAAGATATTACCTTCGTAGCGTAACATTTAATGGACCTTGCAAGAATAATGCTATCTCGATGCGTATTGATGGCAGCTTGGTAGCTCCCTCGGACTTTCGAGTTATTGGTAACTTAGTAGCTTGGATTATGTTTAGACATGTCGACGGAGTTACTATCTCGGGTGGGATTCTTGATGGTCAAGGAACTGGCTTATGGGCTTGTAAGAACTCGACAAAAGCTTGTCCTAATGGAGCCACG ACGCTTGAATTCTCGAACGCAAAAAATATAGCGATTACTGGATTAACATCGCTCAATAGCCAAATGTTCCACGTAGTCGTTAATGATtgtcaaaatttcaaaatcaagggACTTAAAATCATAGCTTCTGGCGATAGTCCCAACACTGATGGGATTCATGTAGAACAATCCTCTAATGTGACGATACTAAACTCTCACGTAGGCACTGGGGATGATTGTATATCCATCGGTCCGGGAACTTCTGATATGTGGATTGAGAATATTGTTTGTAAGCCAGGTCATGGAATAAG CATCGGAAGTCTCGGAAAGAACCTTGAAGAGGCTGGGGTCCGAAACATAACCGTGAAAAAAGCTTTATTTTCACACACTCAAAACGGTGTGAGAATCAAGACATGGGGCAAACCGAGCAATGGATTTGCTACTAACATTCTCTTCCAAAAGATTATAATGGACAATGTCAAGAATCCAATCATTATTGATCAAAATTATTGTCCAAACCACAAAGATTGCTCGACCCAG GCTTCCGGGGTTAAAATCAGCAACGTGACGTACCAAGACATTCATGGAACATCGGCCACTCAAATTGCAGTCAAGTTCGATTGCAGTCCAACGAACCCATGTGTTCAAATAAGGTTGGAAGACATAAACCTTACTTCTAGGAAGAACCAAACAGCCCAAGCTGTATGTAGCCACGTAGAAGGGATTGCCACAGGTCTTGTCGAGCCCACTAGTTGCTTCTAA